The Cucumis melo cultivar AY chromosome 6, USDA_Cmelo_AY_1.0, whole genome shotgun sequence genome includes a region encoding these proteins:
- the LOC127150046 gene encoding uncharacterized protein LOC127150046, translating to MSFFNVFAIVEQSESKSIIVLVVVPIISVLIFLASSSFFIIRNVRRRAKGKGKTFNNTRVKHRVKRSIKVSTISNKLANMMIIHGGNIAKSQSKVLHTQDN from the exons ATgtctttttttaatgtttttgcgATTGTAGAACAAAGTGAAAGCAAGAGTATAATAGTTCTAGTAGTTGTGCCAATCATATCAGTATTAATCTTCTTGGCTTCGAGCAGCTTTTTTATCATTAGAAATGTAAGAAGAAGAGCTAAAG gaaaggggaagacctttaataacactagagTGAAGCATAGAGTGAAGCGGTCGATTAAGGTGTCCACGATTAGTAACAAGCTAGCAAATATGATGATTATTCATGGAGGAAATATAGCCAAAAGCCAATCAAAGGTTCTCCACACCCAAG ataattga